Proteins encoded in a region of the Sulfitobacter sp. M39 genome:
- a CDS encoding methyltransferase family protein: MGDLKTVVLVLGCAANLLLVAGILWSMFQPERRVWPPIHSTGAHKIVVWGPTCVGFGSAIVLALLEWGELDFPWIIRWGLGLCLIVLGNAVVWSGVMQLGMAATSGDEGVLRTRGLYRFSRNPQYVADMAILIGIGLLSASILAWPVIITGVTALALAPFAEERWLIDRYGDPYRGYLRTTRRFL, encoded by the coding sequence ATGGGTGACCTCAAAACCGTGGTTCTCGTGCTGGGTTGTGCGGCCAATCTGTTGCTGGTCGCGGGTATACTCTGGTCCATGTTCCAACCGGAGCGACGAGTCTGGCCGCCGATTCACTCTACAGGAGCCCACAAGATTGTCGTCTGGGGACCTACGTGCGTCGGCTTCGGATCTGCCATCGTTTTGGCTCTGCTAGAATGGGGTGAGCTCGACTTCCCATGGATCATACGTTGGGGTTTAGGGCTTTGTCTGATCGTTCTGGGCAATGCCGTTGTCTGGTCCGGTGTGATGCAACTTGGGATGGCGGCGACGAGTGGTGATGAAGGCGTTCTGCGGACCCGTGGCCTTTACCGGTTCTCCCGCAATCCTCAGTATGTGGCTGACATGGCGATCCTCATCGGGATCGGACTGCTCTCCGCCTCGATCCTCGCGTGGCCAGTGATTATCACCGGCGTTACTGCATTGGCACTCGCGCCCTTCGCTGAAGAGCGCTGGTTGATTGATCGCTACGGGGACCCATACCGAGGCTACCTCCGCACAACCCGCAGGTTTCTCTGA
- a CDS encoding L,D-transpeptidase: protein MKRANDMSVTRRAALLGAAASGLVLGTGRGVAQTNEGLATPAVRSNISGFRVASWQDHFDNLRNGAILCDIDSRAVQFWSEDENVYKLYPSSVPLTEELTRRGYTEIVRKVDGPSWRPTPSMKERNPEWPDFVGPGPDNPLGTHALYLSWQYYRVHGTGDTRKIGRQSSNGCIGLYNEHIEELFGLAEVGTQVKLF from the coding sequence ATGAAACGAGCGAACGACATGTCAGTCACGCGCAGGGCTGCGCTCCTGGGGGCCGCCGCAAGCGGCTTGGTTCTCGGAACCGGCAGGGGAGTGGCACAGACAAACGAGGGTCTGGCGACACCGGCGGTGCGAAGCAATATTTCCGGGTTTAGGGTTGCGTCCTGGCAAGATCATTTTGACAACCTGCGGAATGGCGCGATTCTCTGCGACATTGACTCCCGCGCGGTGCAGTTCTGGTCGGAAGACGAAAACGTCTACAAGCTTTACCCCTCCAGCGTCCCTCTTACGGAGGAGTTGACGCGGCGCGGTTACACCGAAATCGTTCGCAAGGTGGATGGCCCGAGCTGGCGACCTACGCCGTCGATGAAGGAGCGCAATCCCGAATGGCCGGATTTCGTTGGCCCTGGCCCCGACAATCCCCTTGGAACACACGCCCTTTATCTGTCATGGCAGTACTACCGCGTTCACGGCACAGGTGACACGCGCAAGATCGGTCGACAATCGTCGAACGGCTGCATCGGCCTCTACAACGAACATATCGAAGAGTTGTTTGGATTAGCCGAGGTTGGTACTCAGGTTAAGTTGTTCTAA